A genome region from Thermoanaerobacterium xylanolyticum LX-11 includes the following:
- a CDS encoding flagellar biosynthetic protein FliO has translation MSSDNLFIEAVAFLLIFILVVFLAYYVTLFLNKKAFNIYKGENFEIIDHLALGKDKNLYIIKVCNEYMLFSATSDSIIYIKTLDEKDLKIKDKSFNFGQSLNISLNNLKRLSIKNLGGNEHDKDKKI, from the coding sequence ATGTCCAGCGATAACCTGTTTATTGAAGCTGTAGCATTTCTTTTGATATTTATTTTAGTCGTGTTTTTAGCTTATTATGTAACTTTGTTTTTAAATAAAAAAGCGTTCAATATATACAAAGGAGAAAATTTTGAAATTATAGATCATCTAGCTTTAGGCAAGGATAAAAACTTGTATATAATTAAAGTTTGCAATGAATACATGCTTTTTAGTGCTACAAGTGATTCTATTATTTACATAAAAACTTTAGACGAAAAAGACTTAAAAATAAAAGATAAAAGTTTTAACTTTGGGCAAAGTTTAAATATTTCATTAAACAATTTAAAGAGATTGTCAATTAAAAATCTGGGTGGTAATGAACATGATAAAGATAAAAAAATTTAG
- a CDS encoding response regulator, with translation MSKIMIVDDAAFMRMMIKDIITKNNLGTVIEAEDGSVAVEKYNQEKPDLVLMDITMPEMDGIQAVKQIVKKDPNAKVVMCSAMGQQAMVIEAIQAGAKDFIVKPFQPDRVIEAVKKMLK, from the coding sequence ATGAGCAAAATAATGATTGTAGATGATGCAGCTTTTATGAGGATGATGATAAAAGATATAATAACTAAAAACAATCTTGGTACTGTGATTGAAGCAGAAGATGGATCTGTAGCCGTAGAAAAGTACAATCAAGAGAAACCTGATTTAGTGCTTATGGATATTACAATGCCAGAAATGGATGGCATCCAAGCTGTAAAACAAATAGTTAAAAAGGATCCGAATGCAAAAGTAGTCATGTGTTCAGCTATGGGACAGCAAGCAATGGTTATAGAAGCAATACAGGCAGGTGCAAAAGATTTTATAGTAAAGCCGTTTCAACCAGATAGAGTTATAGAAGCCGTCAAGAAAATGTTGAAATGA
- the fliP gene encoding flagellar type III secretion system pore protein FliP (The bacterial flagellar biogenesis protein FliP forms a type III secretion system (T3SS)-type pore required for flagellar assembly.) — translation MIKIKKFSWLVLVLPILLTQNAYAAPNNASSLITVNAPSTSNEVASSIQIVLLLTVLTLAPSILIMMTSFTRIIVVLSFLRNALGLQQMPPNQVLIGLALFLTFFIMAPVGSQINKDSIQPYMQGKITPQEAYVKARDPLKNFMLKQTRKNDLNLFINLSKLKVKSVNDVPLRVVIPSFIISELKTAFEIGFIIYIPFLIIDMVVASVLMSMGMFMLPPVLISLPFKLLLFILVDGWNILAKSLVIGFR, via the coding sequence ATGATAAAGATAAAAAAATTTAGCTGGCTGGTGCTTGTATTGCCAATTTTATTGACACAAAATGCATATGCAGCTCCAAATAATGCTTCATCTTTAATAACGGTCAATGCTCCATCGACTTCTAATGAAGTCGCATCAAGCATCCAAATAGTTCTTCTTTTAACTGTATTGACATTAGCGCCATCAATACTTATAATGATGACTTCTTTTACGAGGATAATTGTTGTTTTGTCGTTTTTAAGAAATGCCTTAGGTCTACAGCAAATGCCTCCAAATCAAGTTTTGATTGGTCTGGCTTTGTTTTTGACGTTTTTTATAATGGCACCAGTTGGTTCACAAATAAATAAAGATTCTATTCAGCCATATATGCAAGGAAAAATAACGCCACAAGAAGCTTATGTTAAGGCAAGAGATCCACTAAAGAACTTTATGCTTAAGCAGACCAGGAAAAATGACTTAAATTTGTTTATCAATTTGTCAAAGTTAAAAGTAAAAAGTGTAAATGATGTTCCTTTGCGAGTAGTCATACCGTCATTCATAATAAGTGAACTAAAAACGGCGTTTGAAATTGGATTTATCATATACATACCGTTCTTAATCATAGACATGGTTGTTGCCAGTGTATTGATGTCAATGGGGATGTTCATGTTGCCACCTGTACTTATATCCTTGCCATTTAAACTTTTGCTTTTCATACTGGTGGATGGATGGAATATTTTGGCTAAGTCTTTAGTAATTGGTTTTAGATAA